Proteins encoded within one genomic window of Candidatus Methylomirabilis tolerans:
- a CDS encoding tellurite resistance/C4-dicarboxylate transporter family protein, translating into MGGPAAVRIAIKGLHPAYFGLVMATGIISIAARLQGMEVIGEALLWLNVIAFAVLWLLTGLRIVRFPRRFTADLLNHSRGPGFFTIVAACGVLGTQLFLAGKSQQAAVALWFLAVVLYAGLTYGMFTGFVTKRAKPSLREGINGGWLLSVVATQAIAVLGGLIAQQSELYREVTLFFALVMWLFGGMLYIWIISLVFYRYLFFPFSPADLTPP; encoded by the coding sequence TTGGGGGGGCCGGCAGCGGTCCGGATAGCTATCAAGGGCCTGCACCCCGCCTACTTCGGACTGGTCATGGCGACCGGCATCATCTCGATCGCAGCCCGCCTCCAGGGGATGGAGGTGATCGGCGAAGCGCTGCTCTGGCTCAACGTGATCGCCTTCGCGGTGCTCTGGCTGTTGACGGGTCTGCGGATTGTCCGATTCCCGCGGCGTTTCACCGCAGATCTCTTGAATCACAGCCGCGGCCCGGGCTTTTTCACCATCGTCGCCGCGTGCGGTGTGCTCGGCACTCAACTGTTCCTGGCAGGCAAAAGTCAGCAGGCAGCGGTGGCGCTATGGTTTCTGGCGGTGGTGCTGTATGCGGGTTTGACCTACGGGATGTTTACCGGCTTTGTGACAAAGCGGGCGAAACCCTCTCTCAGGGAGGGTATCAATGGCGGATGGCTCCTCAGCGTTGTCGCAACGCAGGCGATTGCCGTTCTCGGCGGGCTTATCGCCCAGCAATCGGAACTATACCGTGAGGTAACCCTGTTCTTCGCGCTGGTCATGTGGCTGTTCGGCGGCATGCTCTATATCTGGATCATCTCTCTGGTCTTTTACCGTTACCTCTTCTTTCCGTTCTCACCGGCCGACCTCACACCCCCCTA
- a CDS encoding MBL fold metallo-hydrolase produces MKIRQIRSACSVVAYAGKDFLVDPWLAPKDAKPAFPFAAYQKRRQPRADLPCSIDELTQVDAVYVSHLHPDHFDATAKERLPKHLKMFAQSEADAGELRSYGFQDVEVLKETGTRFGDIMLYKTSGEHGRFDAADTMLRKLNISGRLEVSGIVFKHPHEKTLYICGDTVWCPAVKAAIDTHQPDVIIVFSAAAEFLEGGNIIMGKTDVYNVFNAAPKATIIATHMDNVSHAMITRAELKAFLEDNDMTSRVLVPDDGQAYTF; encoded by the coding sequence ATGAAGATCAGACAAATCAGAAGTGCGTGCTCGGTCGTTGCATACGCCGGCAAGGACTTCCTCGTTGATCCCTGGTTGGCTCCGAAAGACGCTAAGCCGGCATTCCCGTTCGCGGCGTATCAGAAGAGGCGCCAACCGAGGGCCGACCTTCCTTGTTCCATTGATGAGCTTACTCAGGTCGATGCGGTGTACGTCAGCCATCTGCACCCGGACCACTTCGACGCCACGGCAAAGGAGCGACTGCCAAAGCATCTGAAGATGTTCGCGCAGAGTGAGGCCGATGCCGGGGAACTGCGCAGTTACGGCTTCCAGGACGTCGAAGTCCTCAAGGAAACCGGCACTCGCTTTGGTGACATCATGCTCTATAAGACCTCGGGGGAGCACGGCCGCTTTGACGCCGCCGACACCATGCTGCGCAAGCTCAATATTAGCGGCCGACTTGAGGTGTCCGGCATAGTGTTTAAGCATCCGCACGAGAAGACCCTCTATATCTGCGGCGATACGGTGTGGTGCCCGGCCGTGAAGGCCGCAATCGACACGCACCAGCCGGATGTGATCATCGTGTTTAGCGCCGCTGCTGAATTCCTCGAAGGCGGCAACATCATCATGGGCAAGACCGACGTCTACAACGTCTTCAACGCCGCACCCAAGGCGACAATCATTGCGACCCACATGGACAACGTCAGCCACGCGATGATCACGAGGGCCGAACTCAAGGCGTTCCTCGAGGACAACGACATGACCTCCCGCGTTCTGGTGCCGGATGATGGCCAGGCCTATACATTCTGA
- the narI gene encoding respiratory nitrate reductase subunit gamma: MNSLNFVLFAAFPYLALFNAVVGTVWRFNRDRFSFSSISSQFLENRRLFWGSVPWHFGIIIILLAHLIAFLFPGPWRRLLSNIHILTTLEVIGLALAVFAIIGILTLTWRRLTNPRVRATSSVMDWVLLPLLITQVVLGFWVALNYRWGADWYMDTSVPWIGSLFTFQPKIEYVVDLPFIAKLHMLLGFGIIGLFPFTRLVHIISFPLRYLWRPLQVVIWNRHMGKV, translated from the coding sequence ATGAACTCGCTGAACTTCGTGCTGTTTGCGGCGTTTCCTTACCTGGCGCTCTTCAACGCGGTGGTGGGAACTGTCTGGCGGTTCAATCGCGACCGGTTTTCGTTTTCCAGCATCTCGTCCCAGTTCCTGGAGAACCGGAGGCTGTTCTGGGGTTCCGTCCCCTGGCACTTCGGGATCATTATCATCTTACTGGCCCACCTGATTGCCTTTCTGTTCCCCGGCCCCTGGAGGCGATTGCTGTCCAATATCCATATCCTCACGACACTGGAAGTGATCGGCCTGGCCCTCGCCGTATTTGCGATCATAGGAATTCTCACGCTTACCTGGCGGCGCTTGACGAACCCGCGGGTCCGCGCGACCTCCAGCGTAATGGATTGGGTGTTATTGCCTCTGCTCATCACACAAGTCGTCCTCGGATTCTGGGTCGCGCTGAACTACCGCTGGGGCGCGGACTGGTACATGGACACGTCGGTCCCGTGGATCGGCTCGCTCTTCACATTCCAGCCCAAGATCGAGTACGTCGTCGACCTCCCTTTCATCGCGAAACTCCATATGCTGTTAGGGTTCGGCATCATCGGCCTGTTTCCGTTCACCAGGCTAGTACACATCATCTCGTTTCCACTTCGGTATCTCTGGCGCCCCCTGCAGGTCGTCATATGGAACCGGCACATGGGGAAGGTATAG